The Arachis duranensis cultivar V14167 chromosome 2, aradu.V14167.gnm2.J7QH, whole genome shotgun sequence genome has a window encoding:
- the LOC107475169 gene encoding chlorophyll a-b binding protein CP29.2, chloroplastic, with translation MSSIAMTTVASSFIGTRLPELYANSGRVQARFGFGSKKSSPAKKGSRQPTSDRPLWYPGAKAPEYLDGSLVGDYGFDPFGLGKPAEYLQFDLDSLDQNLAKNVAGDVIGTRTEVADVKATPFQPYSEVFGLQRFRECELIHGRWAMLATLGALTVEWLTGITWQDAGKVELIEGSQYLGQPLPFSLTTLIWIEVLVIGYIEFQRNAELDPEKRLYPGGKFFDPLGLAEDPEKKATLQLAEIKHARLAMVAFLGFAVQAAVTGKGPLNNWATHLSDPLHTTIIDAFSSSS, from the exons ATGTCTTCAATTGCAATGACAACTGTTGCATCTTCCTTTATTGGAACACGTTTACCAGAGTTATATGCCAATTCAGGTAGAGTACAAGCCCGATTTGGCTTTGGATCTAAGAAAAGTAGCCCGGCCAAAAAAGGTTCTAGACAACCCACTTCAGATAGGCCGCTCTGGTACCCTGGTGCAAAGGCACCAGAATATCTAGATGGTAGTCTCGTAGGTGATTATGGGTTCGATCCGTTTGGCCTAGGAAAGCCAGCAGAGTACCTCCAATTTGACTTGGACTCACTTGATCAGAACTTAGCAAAGAACGTTGCAGGTGACGTGATTGGGACGAGGACAGAAGTGGCAGACGTGAAGGCAACGCCATTTCAACCGTACAGTGAGGTTTTTGGACTACAGAGGTTCAGAGAGTGTGAGCTCATACATGGAAGATGGGCTATGTTGGCCACTCTTGGTGCTCTCACAGTAGAATGGCTCACCGGTATTACATGGCAGGATGCTGGCAAG GTGGAGCTAATAGAAGGGTCACAATACCTAGgtcaaccacttccattctcgCTGACCACATTGATTTGGATTGAAGTTCTAGTGATTGGATACATAGAGTTCCAGAGGAATGCAGAGCTTGACCCAGAGAAGAGGCTTTACCCAGGTGGTAAGTTCTTTGACCCATTGGGCCTTGCTGAAGACCCAGAGAAGAAGGCCACACTTCAATTGGCTGAGATCAAACATGCTCGCCTTGCTATGGTTGCCTTTTTGGGCTTTGCTGTCCAGGCTGCTGTAACTGGGAAAGGCCCACTTAACAATTGGGCTACTCATTTGAGTGACCCACTCCACACTACCATCATTGAcgccttctcttcctcttcttga